Genomic window (Leptotrichia sp. oral taxon 212):
AATAAGGGAAATGAAATATTTGACAGGATAATGTACCCTTTTGCTCAGGAACTCTCAAATGCTGAAATAAAGGAAAGAATAGATAGACCTAAAATAAAGAATACTAAATTCTGGAAGGAAATAGTAGATAAAAACATAGAACTGAAAGAAATATATGGTGAACTTATACGAAAAATAAATAAATTTTTAAATAATATAGAAGACTTTGACCTTGAAGATGAAGATGGAATAATTTTTGATTTTACAAAATATTATAACAGACTGAAAGATTATTATAAAAACTTTGAATTTATTATAGAGTCAAATGACAGGGATTATGTATACTGGCTGAATTTCATCCCTTCAAAAGCTAATATAGAACTACATGCCACACCTTTTGATATATCAGAAGATTTAAATAACAGCCTGTTCAGTAAAATGGAACGAATGGTTTTTACTTCGGCGACATTGGCTGTGGATAATAAATTCAGTTATTTCAGGGAGAGTCTAGGATTAACGGATAACAAAGGAAAAAAGGTTGAGGAAAGAATAATAGATTCCCCATTTGATTATGAAAAGCAGATGGAAGTGTATATTCCTGAAGATACACTTGATCCAAACAATATAGAATTTTTAGATGACATGGCAGGATTTGTGGAAAAAATAATAAAAAAGACAGAAGGGCATTGTTTTCTCCTGTTTACATCATACAGTTCCATGAATTATCTGTATAATAAAATAAAAGTGTATTTCAGCAAAAATGATTATACACTGATAAAACAGAATGACTATCCTAGACATGAAATGATAGAAATATTTAAAAGTTCTAAAAATCCTGTGTTATTTGGAACAGACAGTTTCTGGGAAGGAGTAGATGTGCAGGGAGAACAGCTGCAGTCTGTAATTATAGTGAAACTTCCGTTTAAAGTGCCTAATGATCCGGTAACGGAAGCTATTATAGAAAATATAAGGGAAAAAGGGAAAAATCCTTTTAATGACTATCAGGTACCACAGGCAGTTATAAAATTCAAGCAGGGAATAGGAAGACTTATAAGGAGTAAGGAAGACAAGGGAATTATAACAATTTTAGATAACAGAGTAATAAAGAAAAGTTACGGAAAGAAGTTTTTAAGAGCATTACCAAAAAATGTAACTATAAAAAGTAGGAAAGAAATTTTAGAAATGGAAGATGCAGAGTAATTGGAGGATAAAATGGTAATTAATATATTCGGTCGTGAAATTGTTCTGGAAATAAAGGAAAAAAGAAAACAGGGTGGTGATAATGGAAAGAAACGGAAAAAATTTCGTTTCCGTTTTATGCTTGCTATTTTTGTATTTCTAATTTTTGGTACAATTATAGAAATTTCAAGATTACAACGGGACTATAAGATTGGTTCTGTTGCTCAATCTGATATAATTGCCTATAAGAATGTTACATATTATATCGATATTCTGGATGACAATATTCAGGATAAGATAATAAAAACTACAACTCCGGAATATGATGAAATTCCGGAAGTAAAAAAGGAAACAATAGATTCGATTAATTTTTTCTTTCAGGAGTTGAAAGTGCTGGATGTCTCAAGTGAAGAGGCTATAAAAAATTACATGAAAGATCACAAGTATAATCTTACTGTTGAAGACTATAAGCAGCTGGAGCTAAGAAACGATGTCGGATATATAGTCAATCTTATAACTGCAGCTACTGAGGTTTATAACATAGGACTGGTAAAAGCAGAAGATTTTCCAAAAATACTTAGAAAAAATGATATTAAGATGGATGAGCTGGATGCAAAGCTTTTAAGAAATTTTATTAAGCCAAATCTAAAAATAAATGATGATGCAACAGCAAAAAAGATAGAAGAGAATATACGTTCGCTTCAGGATAAGGAAGTAAAAATATATAAAGGTGATATTATTGTAAAAAAAGGGGATACTATTGACAGTGATGCATATACTAAACTTGAAAAACTGAATATGATAAGAAAGGATGATAAAGTAAGAAAAACAACAGGACTGGCTGTAACATTCATAATGATAGCTGCTCTGTTTTATTTCATATTAAAAAAATATTCTGAAAAGGAAGTAGAATCAAATGCATTTTATCCATCAATAATAACAATAATTATAACTAATGGACTGTATATTATGTTCTTTCATAGTGAATACAGCATATATCTCCTGCCTTTTGCAATGATACCGATTATATTGACGGTTCTGGGAAATAAGATATATGCGTTAACTTTTACATTTTTTAATATGATGATCCTGTCAAGGGATGAATCATGGTTTCTTGTAACATTGGCAGTCTCGGTAGTGGCTATCTATAAGGCTGATAAATTGACAAATAGAACAAATATAGTGAAATTAGGAATATTTTTAGGAGTTTTTCAGGCTCTTCTCACTTTGAGTTATGGACTTATAAATCAGCTTGAATTTGTGTCACTGATGTTTATGATTATATTTTCCGTATTTTCAGGAATATTTACCGGGATGTTGTCACTGGCATTATTGCCTTATCTGGAAAATACCTTTGATATACTGACTGATATTAAGTTGCTTGAATTAAGTGATTTTTCACATACATTGTTAAAACAGCTGCTTCTTGTAGCTCCGGGAACATTCCACCACAGCATAATGGTAGGGGCACTTGCAGAAAGTGGAGCGGAGGCGGTTGGGGCAAATGCAACCTTTGCAAGAATTGCTTCTTACTATCATGATATAGGTAAAATGAAATTACCTACATTCTTTGTGGAAAACCAGAAAGGTGGAGAAAATCCTCACGATAAGATAAAGGCTTCATTAAGTGCACTGATAATAACTTCCCATACAAAGGATGGCTATATTTTAGGAAAACAGAATAAGCTGCCAAGGGAAATCCTTAATGTAATACTGGAACATCATGGAACTACACTGGTTCAATATTTTTACTATAAAGCGCTTGAAAATGGGGAAAATGTTCTGGAATCAGATTTCAGATATAGCGGACCAAAACCTAAGACAAAAGAATCTGCTATTATACTACTCGCAGATACAATAGAAGCTGCAGTAAGATCTTCTGAAGATAAAAGTAGGGAAGGACTGGAAAATCTGATAAGATATCTAATAAGGTATAAAATCGATGATAATCAGTTAAGTGATGCAGATTTAACTTTAGGTGAAATAGAAAAAGTTACTCAGGCATTCCTTAATACTTTACAGGGTGCTTATCATGAAAGAATAAAATATCCGAAACTGGATGAAAAAATTAGGAAGAGGTAGGTAAAGATGCTGGAATGTGATATAACATATGAAATAGAAAATCTTGAGGAATACCTTGATGAAGAAAAAATAAAGGAATTTGGGAGTTTCATATTGAAAAGTGAATATAATGAGGAATATGAAAAAAATGACTATTATCTTTCATTGCTTATAACTACAAATGATGTTATTCAGACAATAAACAGGGATTACAGGAATAAGGATGCTGTAACAGATGTAATTTCATTTGCCTATAATGAAACAGAAAATATAGGACCTATGAACATACTAGGAGATATTGTAATCTCTCTTGACAGGGTAAAGGAGCAGGCAAAGGAATATGGACATTCTGATGAAAGGGAATTTTACTATGTTTTTTGTCATGGACTGCTTCATCTGCTTGGATATGACCATATAATTGAAGAAGAAAAAGCTATAATGCGAAAACGTGAGGAAGAGATACTTACGCAGTTTAATTATACAAGAGATTAAATGAATGGGGAGATGTAAATGAGTGAACAGAATCAGGATAAAAAACCTAAAAAAAGTTTTTTCATGTTTGGGAAAAAACCTGAGAAATATGACTGGGATATAAAAAAGGAAAGGGAAAGGGACCGTAGAATTGTTGACAGTTTTAATTTTGCAATAGAAGGGCTGACAGCCGCATTAAGAAATGAAAAACATATGAAATTTCATATACTGCTGGCAATAATAGTTGTAATTCTTGCGATACTTACAAATGCCACAAAAGTGGAAATATTAATAATTTCTTTATCAGTTTCATTTGTTATAATAACTGAAATGATAAATACTTCAGTTGAAGCACTTGTGGATCTTATATCTCCAAATAGGCACCCACTGGCAAAACTTGCCAAGGATGTGGCTGCAGGTGCAGTACTTGTATCAGCTATAAACGCGCTTTGTGTGGGTTATCTTCTGTTTTATGACAAACTTCTTGACATATTTGACAGTAAGAATGATTTGCATATTATGGCTGCAAGAAAAGGAAATGTTGCAGTGCTTATATTGGTTCTGACTTCAATCATAGTAGTTGTAATTAAAACCTTTTATAAACATGGAACACCTCTTGAAGGTGGAATGCCAAGCGGACATAGTGCAATTGGCTTTGCCACTTTCGGTATAATAATGTTTATGACAAGTGATATAAGAATACAGGCATTAGGGTTATTCATGGCACTTTTGGTGGCTCAGAGCAGGGTTAAAGCCGGAATACATAGCTTCAAGGAAGTTCTTGCAGGTGGAATACTAGGATTTATGATAGCTTTTATAATTATGTTTACACTTGTGCAGTTTAGGATATTGTATAATTAGAATATATTATTCTACAATTGAGGAGTTGCTATTAATGAAAAAAATTTTGGAAAATATTGAAAAAAACGAATTATTAGAATATTATCGTTCATCCAGTGGAAAATTTGCAGTTGGAAATTTTGTAGGAATTAATAATGACTTTGCTATTTTTACTTCCATAAGTCCTTTTGGGAGATTTGAAGGATATAGGTTTATAAAAATTGAAGATTTAAAAAATATAGGCAAAAAAAAGCTCTATTTAGAATTTATGAAAAAAAGAATAGAAGAAAGAAAGTCTAAGGATTGTAAAAGTATTATTCTAAAAAAAGATAGATTCTTTAAGGAACTTTTTAAATATTTTATAAAAAACAAGATAGAATTGCGTATAAATCTTGAAAGTGATATTATTTCGTATGGTTATTTAATAAAAAACTCAAAAAACTTTTTTCATGTAAAATGGTATGATGAAAATAATGAAAATTCTGAAGAAATTTTAAAAGTCAGTCAGATTAAAAGCATAGAGATTGGTAAGAATGCTATTAAAAATATTGCTGTTGAAGGTGGAAAAATAGAAAAAAATAAAATAATAGAAGTTTCTGAAAGTCTTCATGGAAATGTTATTTTTCAAAATGATGATTATATTCTAATATATGAAAATGATTTATTCTACGGAGATGAAAATTTTCTAATACTGAGAACTTCAGACATGTGGGAAATAACAGAAAAAGTTACCTTAATAGAAAGAGAAGATACATTTTTGGGAAAAATTTTTCCTAATATTGAAAAAATGGATATGAAGGAAATTTTAAAAAAATGTTTCGAAAATAAAATACTCGTACATTTTGAATATGAGAAATCCTATTATGAAAAATATGGTATAATAGAAAAATACGACAAAGATAAAATAATTTTAAAGGAAATAGGTAAAAATTCAGGGGTTTTTGTTGCAACTTCTGAAATTGCAATAGATGAAATAACTTTTTTAAACTTAAGAAACACAAAAATTAAATAAAATACAATTAAAATTTAAGGAGGACAAACATGTCAATATTAGTTTTTGGACACAAAAATCCAGATACGGATACAATCTGTTCAGCAATAGCATATGCTGAATTAAAAGGGAAATTGGGGAAAGATGTAAAAGCTGTAAGACTAGGAGAAGTAAACGAAGAAACAAAATTTGTGCTAAATTATTTTAAGGTTGAAAAGCCTGAATTGATAGAAAGTGTTTCAGGAAAAGAAATAATGCTTGTAGATCACAATGAAAGAACTCAGACTGCTGATGGATTTGAAGAAGCAAAGGTTCTCGAACTTGTAGATCATCACAGAATATCAAATTTTAATGTAGATGAACCTCTATATGTGAGAATGGAACCGGTAGGGTGTACTGCTACAATAATACTTAAACTTTTTAAGGAAAATAATCTTCTTCCTGCACCAACAACAGCAGGACTGATGTTAAGTGCAATTATTTCAGATACATTGCTGTTTAAATCACCTACTTGTACTGAATGTGACGTGAAGGCAGGAAAGGAACTTGCTGAAATAGCAGGAGTGAATATTGAAGAGTACGGACTTGAAATGCTGAAGGCAGGAACAGATTTAGGTGGGAAATCAGAATCAGAATTAATAAATATGGACATGAAAATATTTGAAGTGGATGGTTCAAAAATTGGAGTGGCACAGGTAAATACTGTAAATGAAGCAGAACTTCTTGAAAGAAAGGAAAAACTGCTGGTAGAGATAAATAATATTATAAAAAAAGAAGGATTAAAATTTTTCATATTTGCAATAACTAACATATTATCAAATGATTCAACAGGAATAGTTGCAGGAGACGGAAATGCAATTATAGAAAAAGCATTCAATGAAAAAATTGATAATAACCTGATTGCATTAAAAGGAATAGTTTCAAGAAAGAAACAGATTATTCCTCCTTTGACAAAGGCTATTCAGGAAGCATAATATAAAAATTTTTTCTACAGTATTTAAATGACCTCCAACAGAGAGGAGCGATAACATTGCAGAAAAATCGAAATGAAATAATAAAATGCGAAAATTTAAATTACTGGTATGAAACTTATGAAAAGAAATCAGGAATAAAGGGTACATTACAGGATTTATGGAAAAGAAAGCATAAAAAAGTAATGGCAATAAAGGATATAAATGTATCAATAAACAAAGGGGAAATAGTCGGATTGCTCGGGCCTAACGGAGCAGGGAAGACAACCTTGATAAAATTGCTGACAGGAATTCTCGAAGTCAAGTCGGGAGAAATACTTTGTCTTAATAAAACACCTTATAAAAAAGAAAAGAATTATCTTAAAAATATAGGGGTGGTAATGGGACAGAAAAGTCAGCTTATTTGGGATTTGCCGGCTATGGAAACTTTAAGGATGTTAAAGGAAATTTATGAAATAGACAGAAAGGAATTTGAGGAAAGGCTTGAAAAACTTCTGAGATTACTTAATCTGAAGGAAAAAGTCAGTACACCTGTCAGAAAGCTTTCGCTTGGAGAAAGAATAAAATTTGAGCTGACATGTTCGTTAATCCATAGACCTCAAATTCTATTTCTGGATGAACCGACTATAGGGCTTGATATAACAAGCCAGTATGCAGTATATGATTTTTTAAGGGAAGTAAATAGAACAGAAAATACTACAATAATCTTAACAAGTCATTATATGAAGGACATTGAAAATTTATGTGAAAGAGTAGTTATTATTTTAAAGGGTGAAAAGCATTTTGACTTACCGCTTGAAGAATTAAAAGAAGAATTTATAACAAGAAAGACATATATTGTGGAAAGTAAAAGGGATGAATTGCCTTTTTCAGGAGATAACTTTACTGTAAAAAAACTGGAAAAAAATACTTTTGAAATTTATCCTGAAAATGGAGAATTTGAAATAGGTAACCTGAATTTGAAGGATGTTGTTTCAATAAAGGAAAATACACCTGAACTGGAAGAAATTATATTTAAACTTTTCAGTAATGTAAATTCTGAAAAAGAAATAAATATTCAGGAAATAGATGTCCAGGAAGCAGGTAATGAATGAAAAAGTATGTTATAATCGTTCTAAATCAGGTTACAGTGAAACTGCAGTATAAGTTTAATATGGGAGTTGCTTTTATATCAAGAACAATACCGATATTTATGTCTTATTTTCTCTGGAATAATATATATAATTCAATGAACGGAAATAAAGTAGGAAACTATACAAGAGGCCAGATGCTTACATATATTATCCTTGTAAATCTGACAAACTTTCTTTTTAATTTTAGGCATATGAGGGAACTTGGAAAGCAGATTCAGGAGGGAACATTGACTACTTTGCTATTAAGACCTGTAAGTATATTGAATCAGAGCTTTGCCACTTTTATAGGAGATAAATTTTTTATAATAATTGTATATCTGTCTGGAATTCTTATGTATGGATTCCTGGGATATTTTAAAGATATGCTTTATTTTCTAGAAGTGGTTGTGTTTATGATTCTGTGCTTTGTAATGTTCTTTTATCTGTTATCCTTTCTTTCGACGATAGGATTCTGGTTAATCGAAGTATGGCCGATACAGGTAATAATGATAGGAGTCTACTCACTTTTTTCAGGATCATATTTTCCATTGGATCTCCTGCCTAAAGGAATATATAATATATTCAAGTATAATCCTTTCTCTTTAATAGGATTTGCTTCAGTCCGTACCATTCAGGGAATGTTTTCCCATAAGGAAATGGCAGTCTATATTTTTGTTACAATAATATGGATGATAGTGTTAAGAATAGGATACGAGAAGGCATTTAGAAGAGGACTGAAAATATACGAAGGAGTGGGGGCTTGATTTATGAATATGAAAATATATAAAGCGATGCTTTCGAATAGCATAC
Coding sequences:
- a CDS encoding HD family phosphohydrolase; protein product: MVINIFGREIVLEIKEKRKQGGDNGKKRKKFRFRFMLAIFVFLIFGTIIEISRLQRDYKIGSVAQSDIIAYKNVTYYIDILDDNIQDKIIKTTTPEYDEIPEVKKETIDSINFFFQELKVLDVSSEEAIKNYMKDHKYNLTVEDYKQLELRNDVGYIVNLITAATEVYNIGLVKAEDFPKILRKNDIKMDELDAKLLRNFIKPNLKINDDATAKKIEENIRSLQDKEVKIYKGDIIVKKGDTIDSDAYTKLEKLNMIRKDDKVRKTTGLAVTFIMIAALFYFILKKYSEKEVESNAFYPSIITIIITNGLYIMFFHSEYSIYLLPFAMIPIILTVLGNKIYALTFTFFNMMILSRDESWFLVTLAVSVVAIYKADKLTNRTNIVKLGIFLGVFQALLTLSYGLINQLEFVSLMFMIIFSVFSGIFTGMLSLALLPYLENTFDILTDIKLLELSDFSHTLLKQLLLVAPGTFHHSIMVGALAESGAEAVGANATFARIASYYHDIGKMKLPTFFVENQKGGENPHDKIKASLSALIITSHTKDGYILGKQNKLPREILNVILEHHGTTLVQYFYYKALENGENVLESDFRYSGPKPKTKESAIILLADTIEAAVRSSEDKSREGLENLIRYLIRYKIDDNQLSDADLTLGEIEKVTQAFLNTLQGAYHERIKYPKLDEKIRKR
- the ybeY gene encoding rRNA maturation RNase YbeY, encoding MLECDITYEIENLEEYLDEEKIKEFGSFILKSEYNEEYEKNDYYLSLLITTNDVIQTINRDYRNKDAVTDVISFAYNETENIGPMNILGDIVISLDRVKEQAKEYGHSDEREFYYVFCHGLLHLLGYDHIIEEEKAIMRKREEEILTQFNYTRD
- a CDS encoding diacylglycerol kinase; the encoded protein is MSEQNQDKKPKKSFFMFGKKPEKYDWDIKKERERDRRIVDSFNFAIEGLTAALRNEKHMKFHILLAIIVVILAILTNATKVEILIISLSVSFVIITEMINTSVEALVDLISPNRHPLAKLAKDVAAGAVLVSAINALCVGYLLFYDKLLDIFDSKNDLHIMAARKGNVAVLILVLTSIIVVVIKTFYKHGTPLEGGMPSGHSAIGFATFGIIMFMTSDIRIQALGLFMALLVAQSRVKAGIHSFKEVLAGGILGFMIAFIIMFTLVQFRILYN
- a CDS encoding manganese-dependent inorganic pyrophosphatase, with translation MSILVFGHKNPDTDTICSAIAYAELKGKLGKDVKAVRLGEVNEETKFVLNYFKVEKPELIESVSGKEIMLVDHNERTQTADGFEEAKVLELVDHHRISNFNVDEPLYVRMEPVGCTATIILKLFKENNLLPAPTTAGLMLSAIISDTLLFKSPTCTECDVKAGKELAEIAGVNIEEYGLEMLKAGTDLGGKSESELINMDMKIFEVDGSKIGVAQVNTVNEAELLERKEKLLVEINNIIKKEGLKFFIFAITNILSNDSTGIVAGDGNAIIEKAFNEKIDNNLIALKGIVSRKKQIIPPLTKAIQEA
- a CDS encoding ATP-binding cassette domain-containing protein, producing the protein MQKNRNEIIKCENLNYWYETYEKKSGIKGTLQDLWKRKHKKVMAIKDINVSINKGEIVGLLGPNGAGKTTLIKLLTGILEVKSGEILCLNKTPYKKEKNYLKNIGVVMGQKSQLIWDLPAMETLRMLKEIYEIDRKEFEERLEKLLRLLNLKEKVSTPVRKLSLGERIKFELTCSLIHRPQILFLDEPTIGLDITSQYAVYDFLREVNRTENTTIILTSHYMKDIENLCERVVIILKGEKHFDLPLEELKEEFITRKTYIVESKRDELPFSGDNFTVKKLEKNTFEIYPENGEFEIGNLNLKDVVSIKENTPELEEIIFKLFSNVNSEKEINIQEIDVQEAGNE
- a CDS encoding ABC-2 family transporter protein encodes the protein MKKYVIIVLNQVTVKLQYKFNMGVAFISRTIPIFMSYFLWNNIYNSMNGNKVGNYTRGQMLTYIILVNLTNFLFNFRHMRELGKQIQEGTLTTLLLRPVSILNQSFATFIGDKFFIIIVYLSGILMYGFLGYFKDMLYFLEVVVFMILCFVMFFYLLSFLSTIGFWLIEVWPIQVIMIGVYSLFSGSYFPLDLLPKGIYNIFKYNPFSLIGFASVRTIQGMFSHKEMAVYIFVTIIWMIVLRIGYEKAFRRGLKIYEGVGA